Proteins from one Microcaecilia unicolor chromosome 2, aMicUni1.1, whole genome shotgun sequence genomic window:
- the LOC115461293 gene encoding alpha-1D adrenergic receptor-like, whose protein sequence is MTFPEAGNVSFNWNHTEGSRTSPAANGSESNATGTYMAITLDLQTIGVGVFLAVFILCAIVGNILVILSVACNKHLQTVTNYFIINLAIADLLLSTTVLPFSATLEVLGFWAFGRVFCNIWAAVDVLCCTASIMSLCIISIDRYIGVKYSLKYPTIMTEKKAVVILILLWLASMVISIGPLLGWKEPPPPDESICSITEEPGYALFSSLFSFYLPLLVILVMYFRVYIVARKTTKNLEAGVKKERNKSMEVVLRIHCRSAMEESTSAARSKGHNFRSSLSVRLLKFSREKKAAKTLAIVVGVFILCWLPFFFILPLGAVCDWVKAGMHHPVMNK, encoded by the coding sequence ATGACTTTTCCTGAGGCAGGCAATGTCAGCTTCAACTGGAATCACACCGAAGGCAGCCGGACTTCCCCGGCGGCCAACGGATCTGAGAGCAATGCCACTGGCACCTATATGGCAATAACTTTGGATCTGCAAACCATTGGCGTGGGGGTCTTTCTTGCAGTGTTCATTTTGTGTGCCATTGTGGGCAACATCCTGGTAATCCTCTCTGTGGCTTGCAACAAGCACCTGCAAACCGTGACTAATTATTTTATCATCAACCTGGCCATAGCTGATTTACTATTGAGCACCACTGTGTTGCCCTTCTCAGCCACCCTGGAGGTCTTGGGATTTTGGGCGTTTGGACGGGTATTCTGCAACATCTGGGCGGCAGTGGACGTCCTCTGCTGCACTGCCTCCATCATGAGTTTGTGTATCATATCAATTGACAGATACATTGGGGTTAAATATTCCCTTAAATACCCCACCATTATGACTGAAAAGAAAGCGGTGGTCATCCTTATCCTGCTTTGGTTGGCCTCCatggtcatttccattgggcctCTCCTAGGATGGAAGGAGCCCCCACCCCCAGATGAGAGCATCTGTAGTATCACTGAAGAACCTGGCtatgctctcttttcttcccttttcTCCTTCTACTTACCTTTGCTGGTCATCTTGGTCATGTATTTTAGGGTCTACATCGTGGCCAGGAAGACCACCAAGAACCTGGAAGCAGGGGTCAAGAAAGAGAGGAACAAGTCCATGGAGGTGGTTCTCAGGATTCACTGTAGAAGCGCCATGGAGGAATCTACCTCCGCTGCTAGGAGCAAAGGACACAATTTCAGGAGTTCGCTCTCAGTCAGGCTTTTGAAGTTCTCCAGGGAGAAGAAAGCGGCAAAAACCCTGGCTATCGTGGTGGGGGTCTTCATTCTTTGCTGGCTGCCTTTCTTTTTCATATTGCCTTTGG